Proteins from a single region of bacterium:
- a CDS encoding T9SS type A sorting domain-containing protein, which translates to MKSLSTRSRHVVSYLTLTILFILITGFVRPVHAVWHTIMNEPFENISNTWTWVQPPAGQMNSHPWVVTPWSANPHWGIQHYIYRLDPAFPNTNVQSAWCDASNTPTIPSRDPEYDRYRTNMHTHMRWGPFATDSIRLVNNGPYIQVTNAVCSFEWLNRTAVGDTFFWEAAYSLTNTPPDPITERNRWFLAVKRTPIFDSAGHFLRDTLLRGFHCGRADTYWQLSNIYLDSLDSAGTVVSLLDKPFVWVGWRFKSNAIMDSLRGAFVDNVKLAIDDGMFDLEALTSFMVHSRSNVVVNTVQTDDTVRFILPYRIGGSGILRNGQGQPVQALVRCVYDQNSRFDTLVTIDAGESGRSDSISTPPLPIRTVGEHVVQWTMDFDNVVVESNELNNTSQYLFPSTARNIPPTITLHSFTETDTVTIHRQSGTPTWIPVVVETHDPDDEAMWYLFVSQDSTLGSGNVATLNRPWPISENNSTDTVMWNVGSLPAGYWYLQGMIQDAVNEIVFVRANACIEIASTATPESNTSQLPTTTFIRSTYPNPFNNEITFTIGVREGGSLQLQIHDVTGREVTELPIQAKTGWQTVRWQPQGIANGEYFARLTQNGRVMSVKKVLLLK; encoded by the coding sequence ATGAAATCGCTTTCCACTCGTTCCCGTCACGTCGTTTCCTACCTAACGCTTACCATTTTATTCATCTTGATAACGGGTTTTGTTCGCCCTGTCCATGCGGTATGGCACACCATTATGAACGAACCGTTTGAGAACATTTCTAATACCTGGACTTGGGTACAGCCACCAGCCGGTCAAATGAATTCGCATCCGTGGGTGGTTACCCCTTGGAGTGCGAATCCGCATTGGGGGATTCAGCACTATATCTATCGACTGGATCCAGCATTTCCGAATACAAATGTTCAGTCGGCATGGTGCGATGCATCGAATACTCCGACGATTCCGTCCCGCGACCCGGAGTATGATCGCTACCGCACAAACATGCATACCCACATGCGTTGGGGTCCGTTTGCAACCGATAGTATCCGATTGGTCAATAATGGTCCATACATACAGGTTACCAATGCAGTCTGTTCCTTTGAATGGCTGAACCGCACTGCGGTAGGCGATACCTTCTTTTGGGAAGCGGCATACAGTTTAACCAATACACCACCCGATCCGATTACTGAACGCAATCGGTGGTTCCTTGCCGTGAAGCGCACACCAATATTTGATAGCGCCGGTCACTTTCTGCGTGACACATTACTTCGTGGTTTCCATTGTGGACGTGCCGACACTTATTGGCAACTCTCAAATATTTATCTTGACAGTCTTGATTCTGCCGGTACAGTTGTTTCATTACTCGATAAACCGTTTGTGTGGGTCGGTTGGCGATTCAAATCCAATGCCATCATGGACAGTCTTCGCGGTGCGTTTGTCGATAATGTGAAACTCGCGATTGACGATGGGATGTTCGATTTGGAAGCACTAACCAGCTTTATGGTTCATTCGCGCTCGAATGTAGTCGTGAATACGGTACAGACCGATGATACCGTTCGGTTTATTCTTCCGTACCGGATTGGCGGCAGCGGAATCTTGCGTAACGGACAAGGACAACCGGTGCAGGCATTGGTTCGCTGTGTCTACGATCAGAACTCGCGCTTCGATACGCTTGTAACAATCGATGCTGGCGAATCCGGTCGCTCGGATAGTATCAGTACGCCACCGCTCCCCATCAGAACGGTAGGCGAACATGTAGTCCAGTGGACAATGGATTTCGATAATGTTGTTGTTGAATCCAATGAACTCAATAATACCAGTCAGTATCTCTTTCCATCTACCGCTCGGAATATTCCGCCGACGATAACGCTGCATTCATTTACCGAAACCGATACGGTAACAATCCATCGACAATCAGGTACACCGACTTGGATTCCAGTAGTTGTGGAGACACATGACCCGGACGACGAAGCGATGTGGTATCTCTTTGTTAGTCAGGATTCTACATTAGGTTCGGGTAATGTAGCAACGCTGAATCGACCGTGGCCGATTTCTGAAAACAATAGCACCGATACGGTGATGTGGAACGTTGGATCGCTCCCAGCGGGATATTGGTATCTCCAGGGGATGATTCAGGATGCGGTAAATGAAATCGTATTCGTTCGAGCAAACGCCTGTATCGAAATTGCAAGCACCGCTACGCCGGAATCAAACACTTCGCAATTACCAACAACCACTTTCATCAGATCTACTTACCCGAATCCATTCAATAACGAAATCACGTTTACAATTGGTGTTCGGGAGGGCGGTTCCCTTCAGTTACAGATTCACGATGTTACCGGAAGGGAAGTTACCGAACTGCCGATCCAAGCCAAAACCGGATGGCAGACAGTTCGCTGGCAACCGCAGGGGATTGCCAATGGCGAGTATTTTGCCCGACTCACTCAGAATGGAAGAGTAATGTCGGTAAAGAAAGTGTTGCTTTTGAAGTAG
- a CDS encoding TerC family protein — protein sequence MVWIWSGFILFVLLMLALDLGVFHRKAHVVSMKEALTWSAVWITLGLSFSVFVFFGYEYHWLGLGSAVDAVDGVINNGMTATVKYLTGYVVEKSLSVDNVFVIAMIFSFFAVPPIYQHRVLFWGILGALALRGAMIALGATLIAQYHWILYVFGVFLVITGIKMLALKANHTDPNQNIIVRLTRRFFPITSRFHGQHFVVQAGAPASYESEFPGTAALPDEAVNKARPGTWMLTPLALALIMVEFTDLIFAVDSIPAIFAITADPFLVFTSNVFAILGLRSLYFALGGMLDRFRYLKVSLALVLMVVGVKMLIAKWLKEILGSGFNFYLLGVVLLILGAGVVVSKIAETRGKRAV from the coding sequence ATGGTTTGGATTTGGTCGGGATTTATTCTCTTTGTGCTGTTGATGCTGGCGCTGGACTTGGGGGTCTTCCATCGGAAAGCTCATGTGGTCTCGATGAAAGAGGCCCTCACGTGGTCCGCGGTGTGGATCACGTTGGGGCTTTCCTTCTCGGTGTTCGTGTTCTTTGGGTACGAATACCATTGGTTGGGACTAGGAAGTGCGGTCGATGCCGTTGACGGGGTTATCAACAATGGTATGACAGCAACTGTCAAGTACTTGACGGGGTATGTCGTTGAGAAATCACTGAGTGTCGACAACGTGTTCGTGATTGCCATGATCTTCAGTTTCTTCGCTGTTCCGCCGATCTACCAGCATCGTGTGTTGTTCTGGGGTATCTTGGGCGCTTTAGCCTTGCGCGGGGCTATGATTGCACTCGGCGCGACCTTGATAGCCCAGTATCACTGGATTCTTTACGTCTTTGGAGTCTTCCTTGTCATCACCGGGATCAAGATGCTAGCCTTGAAAGCGAATCACACGGACCCCAACCAAAACATCATTGTCCGACTCACACGGCGCTTCTTCCCAATCACCTCGCGGTTCCATGGACAGCACTTCGTCGTTCAAGCCGGTGCGCCGGCCTCCTACGAGAGCGAGTTTCCTGGGACAGCCGCTCTTCCGGATGAGGCGGTGAACAAAGCCCGGCCCGGCACTTGGATGCTCACTCCCTTGGCCTTGGCGCTGATCATGGTCGAGTTTACGGACCTGATTTTCGCGGTTGATTCGATCCCGGCGATATTTGCAATAACAGCAGACCCTTTCCTGGTTTTCACCAGTAACGTGTTTGCGATTCTCGGCCTCCGGTCACTCTATTTCGCACTGGGAGGCATGCTCGACAGGTTCAGGTATTTAAAGGTGTCACTCGCATTGGTGTTGATGGTAGTTGGCGTGAAGATGCTGATTGCGAAGTGGCTTAAGGAGATACTCGGCAGCGGCTTTAACTTCTATCTGCTCGGGGTCGTGCTCCTGATCCTTGGTGCAGGTGTTGTCGTATCCAAGATTGCTGAAACTCGGGGCAAGAGAGCCGTTTAA